One segment of Fusarium oxysporum f. sp. lycopersici 4287 chromosome 7, whole genome shotgun sequence DNA contains the following:
- a CDS encoding NADPH2:quinone reductase yields MPEYIKAVDIRGGTGERDALFINTETPKPSATEGQAIVKIKAFGINRMDIIQRRGFYPLPPQAPKTLGVEFSGIIESFGPGDHGTFKEGDEVFGLAYGGAYAEYIAVSTRMLLHKPASIDFTTCAGIPEAWITATQALHLVLGFTKGKSILWHAGASGVSVAGIQLSRIAGASEVYATAGSQDKLDFITSKLGATAAFNYKTQDWAEEIKKATGGKGVDYIVDFVGGSYFQQNQNVAARDGRIVLLGTLSGAKVPNADISQILFKRLRIEGSTLRSRDEVYQGELRDRLEQYLPDFESGKLKIFVDEVFPWEQIQEAHKHMEDAKNLGKIICTIS; encoded by the exons ATGCCCGAGTACATCAAGGCAGTCG ATATTCGCGGTGGCACTGGCGAGCGTGAtgctctcttcatcaacaccgAAACGCCCAAGCCTTCTGCTACTGAGGGGCAGGCCATTGTAAAGATCAAAGCTTTTGGTATTAACCGCATGGATATCATCCAGCGTCGAGGCTTTTACCCGCTGCCACCTCAAGCGCCTAAGACATTGGGCGTGGAATTCAGTGGCATCATCGAGTCTTTTGGACCTGGCGATCATGGTACTTTCAAGGAAGGGGATGAGGTGTTTGGGCTAGCTTACGGTGGTGCGTATGCCGAGTACATCGCGGTCAGTACTCGCATGTTGCTGCACAAGCCGGCTTCCATCGACTTCACCACGTGTGCTGGTATTCCCGAGGCTTGGATCACTGCAACTCAGGCGTTGCATCTTGTGCTTGGCTTCACGAAGGGCAAATCCATCTTGTGGCACGCAGGAGCTTCAGGAGTGTCGGTTGCCGGCATCCAACTGTCACGCATCGCTGGGGCCTCCGAAGTTTATGCCACAGCTGGATCTCAGGACAAGCTCGACTTTATCACTTCGAAGCTCGGCGCAACAGCTGCATTCAACTATAAAACGCAGGACTGGGCggaggagatcaagaaggctacCGGCGGCAAGGGTGTTGACTACATCGTTGACTTTGTTGGTGGAAGCTACTTCCAGCAGAACCAGAATGTCGCTGCGCGTGATGGACGGATCGTGCTTTTGGGAACGCTGAGCGGCGCCAAGGTCCCTAATGCTGATATTTCTCAGATCTTGTTCAAGCGACTTCGTATTGAGGGCAGTACTCTTCGGAGCCGCGACGAGGTTTACCAGGGCGAGCTACGGGACCGACTGGAGCAATATCTACCAGACTTTGAGTCTGGCAAGCTTAAGATCTTTGTGGATGAGGTCTTTCCGTGGGAACAGATTCAAGAGGCCCACAAGCATATGGAAGATGCCAAGAACCTGGGTAAGATTATATGCACTATCTCCTGA
- a CDS encoding replication factor A1 (At least one base has a quality score < 10), with amino-acid sequence MDAASALSRGALDVIFNDPDKASKLFPVPVLQCLQVKQMAPSAQGGDRFRLVMSDGQHYVQTMLATQANHVVHDNKLVRGCIARIKQYTPNNLKGKNILVILDIEVIESLGVQEKIGEPFAVDSKPAAQEGAIAGGDFYGVKKEESKTQPQQFQQQQQQSMPSRPAMHAGSNIYPIEGLSPFAHKWTIKARVTSKSDIKTWHKATGEGKLFSVNLLDESGEIKATGFNDQCDAFYDRLQEGSVYYISTPCRVALAKKQFSNLPNDYELTFERDTVIEKAEDQTNVPQVRFNFCSIQELQSVEKDNTVDVIGVLKEVGEVGDITSKKDGRPFQKRELTLVDDTGFSVRVTIWGKSANSFDAPPESVVAFKGTKVSDFGGKSLSLLSSGTMTVDPDIPDAHRLKGWYDSAGRNDTFATHQNMASMGNATGRKEDLKTISQVKDENLGMDDQAYYTIKATIVFVKQENFCYPACLSQGCNKKVTQMPDGTWHCEKCAISHEKPEYRYILSLNVADHTSHQWLSCFDDSGRQIVGRTADEMMELKENDDNKFMAAFEEANCKKFTFRCRAKMDNFGEAQRIRYQVMTVTPLDFKSEGTKLDELIKQYENSSL; translated from the exons ATGGACGCAGCTTCGGCGCTATCGCGAGGCGCTCTTGA CGTGATCTTCAATGATCCTGATAAAGCCAGCAAGCTCTTCCCGGTACCTGTTCTGCAATGTCTACAAGTCAAGCAGATGGCCCCTTCGGCTCAAGGGGGAGACCGATTTCGACTTGTGATGAGCGATGGGCAGCATTACGTCCAGACCATGCTTGCTACGCAAGCCAACCACGTCGTTCACGACAACAAGCTGGTTCGTGGTTGCATTGCCCGAATCAAGCAATACACACCCAACAActtgaagggcaagaa CATTCTCGTCATTCTCGATATCGAAGTCATCGAATCTCTTGGCGTCCAAGAAAAGATTGGCGAGCCTTTTGCCGTCGACTCCAAGCCAGCTGCCCAAGAGGGTGCCATTGCTGGAGGCGATTTTTACGGcgtcaagaaggaagaatcAAAGACACAGCCCCAGCAAtttcaacagcagcaacaacagtCGATGCCCTCACGACCTGCCATGCACGCTGGCAGTAACATCTACCCTATCGAGGGTCTGTCGCCCTTCGCCCACAAGTGGACAATCAAGGCACGAGTTACCTCTAAATCAGATATCAAGACATGGCACAAGGCCACTGGGGAGGGAAAACTTTTCAGTGTCAACCTGCTCGATGAGAGTGGTGAGATCAAGGCCACTGGTTTCAACGACCAGTGTGACGCTTTCTACGACCGCCTGCAGGAAGGCTCTGTCTACTACATCTCCACACCTTGCCGAGTTGCCTTGGCCAAGAAACAGTTTTCCAACCTTCCCAACGACTACGAGCTCACATTCGAACGGGACACTGTCATCGAGAAGGCAGAGGATCAGACCAATGTTCCGCAGGTGAGGTTCAATTTTTGCTCCATCCAGGAACTCCAGAGTGTGGAGAAGGACAATACTGTCGATGTCATTGGTGTGTTGAAGGAGGTTGGCGAGGTTGGCGATATTACATCCAAGAAGGATGGCCGACCATTCCAGAAGCGAGAATTAACACTTGTGGATGATACGGGCTTCTCAGTCCGTGTTACTATTTGGGGTAAGTCGGCCAACTCTTTCGATGCTCCTCCTGAATCAGTGGTTGCTTTCAAGGGCACGAAGGTGTCTGATTTTGGTGGTAAGAGTCTCAGTCTCCTCTCTTCTGGCACAATGACCGTCGACCCCGATATTCCTGATGCCCACAGACTCAAGGGCTGGTACGACTCTGCTGGTCGCAATGACACATTCGCCACCCACCAAAACATGGCGTCCATGGGCAATGCCACAGGGAGAAAGGAAGACCTCAAGACCATTTCTCaggtcaaggatgagaaccTTGGCATGGATGACCAGGCTTACTACACTATCAAGGCGACTATTGTCTTTGTCAAGCAGGAGAACTTTTGCTATCCCGCTTGCCTGTCTCAGGGCTGTAATAAGAAGGTTACACAAATGCCTGATGGCACCTGGCACTGCGAGAAGTGCGCTATCTCTCACGAAAAGCCGGAATACCGGTACATCCTCTCTTTGAACGTTGCGGATCACACCAGTCATCAATGGCTGAGCTGTTTTGACGATTCCGGTCGACAGATCGTGGGACGAACTGCCGACGAGATGATGGAGCTCAAAGAAAATGATGACAATAAATTCATGGCCGCGTTTGAAGAGGCCAACTGCAAGAAGTTCACTTTCCGATGCAGGGCGAAGATGGATAACTTTGGCGAAGCTCAAAG GATACGCTACCAAGTGATGACTGTCACGCCCTTAGACTTCAAGTCTGAAGGCACCAAGCTTGACGAGTTGATCAAGCAGTACGAGAACAGCTCGCTATGA
- a CDS encoding glutamate-5-semialdehyde dehydrogenase (At least one base has a quality score < 10), which translates to MSLTNASPEAAASAAKTASFTLATLPASERNNALEAIHAALTASKDEILAANAKDLELARKAADEGGLSQALVSRLDLGKKGKWEDMLKGILDVRDLNDPIGQIQMRTKLDDDLIMERVSCPIGVLLIIFEARPEVIANIASLAIKSGNAAILKGGKESTESFVAISKVISSALETTKVPNSAIQLVTTRDVISQLLAQDRYIDLVIPRGSNELVRYIKESTKIPVLGHADGLCHIYLTASANKEKAITAIVDSKTSYPAACNAVETLLVQESALNTIFPAVASALAAKGVSLRVDEPSKAAISSLSLQGVQDATPQDYDTEHLSLTIGVKTVSSIDEAITHINTHGSHHTDAIMSSDSAEAERFMNEVDSAGVYWNAATRLADGMRYGFGTEVGISTNKIHSRGPVGLDGLTIYKYKIRGDYQATADYGDGEGKKPWKHEKLSL; encoded by the exons ATGTCTCTCACAAACGCCTCCCCCGAGGCTGCAGCTAGCGCCGCAAAGACAGCATCTTTCACTCTCGCAACCCTCCCGGCCAGCGAGCGCAACAATGCACTTGAAGCCATCCACGCTGCCTTGACGGCCTCAAAAGACGAGATCCTCGCAGCCAACgccaaggatcttgagctGGCAAGGAAGGCTGCTGATGAGGGCGGTCTTAGCCAGGCTCTTGTATCGCGATTGGATCTTGGAAAGAAGGGAAAGTGGGAGGATATGCTCAAGGGAATCTTGGATGTGAGGGATCTAAATGACCCAA TTGGCCAGATTCAGATGAGAACAAAACTCGATGATGATCTCATCATGGAGCGTGTCTCATGTCCCATTGGCGTCCTCCTTATCATTTTCGAGGCCCGTCCCGAAGTCATCGCCAACATCGCTTCTCTTGCTATCAAGTCTGGAAATGCTGCCATTCTCAAGG GTGGGAAAGAGTCTACAGAGTCCTTCGTGGCCATCTCAAAGGTCATCTCATCAGCTCTTGAGACCACAAAGGTCCCCAACTCAGCCATCCAGCTCGTCACAACCCGCGACGTCATTTCCCAGCTCCTCGCTCAGGACCGCTATATTGATCTTGTCATTCCTCGCGGATCGAATGAACTTGTTCGTTACATCAAGGAGTCCACAAAGATTCCCGTTCTCGGCCACGCTGATGGTCTCTGCCATATCTACTTGACAGCCTCTGCCAATAAGGAAAAGGCTATTACTGCTATTGTGGACTCCAAGACAAGCTATCCTGCTGCCTGCAACGCTGTCGAAACCCTTCTAGTCCAGGAATCGGCTCTGAATACCATCTTCCCTGCTGTTGCTTCCGCTCTTGCGGCCAAGGGGGTTTCCCTCCGAGTCGACGAGCCCAGCAAGGCTGccatttcttctctttcactGCAAGGTGTTCAAGATGCCACCCCTCAAGACTATGACACTGAGCATCTATCCCTCACCATTGGCGTAAAGACTGTTTCCTCTATTGACGAGGCCATCACCCACATCAACACCCACGGCTCTCACCACACCGACGCTATCATGAGCTCTGATTCTGCCGAGGCCGAACGTTTCATGAACGAGGTTGACTCAGCTGGTGTATACTGGAATGCCGCTACTCGTCTTGCCGACGGCATGCGTTATGGTTTCGGTACCGAAGTCGGTATCAGCACAAACAAAATTCACTCTCGTGGTCCAGTCGGCCTTGATGGACTGACTATTTACAAGTACAAGATCAGAGGCGACTACCAAGCTACTGCTGACTATGGAGACGGAGAAGGCAAGAAGCCCTGGAAGCACGAGAAGTTGTCCCTTTAG
- a CDS encoding hypothetical protein (At least one base has a quality score < 10), with protein MKPAGKRQEIDDEKIDIEREEDGQRPGTAASSSIKSEHDVQDTIEPVVLGEPLGHIDTRRSTKRAQSRASSARSRALSVVPRSKRRGLFAKLTLVPEIAYPPDYKNSTKWFLTGIIALATAAAPLGSTIVYPALPVLVKEFNTSETVTNLSVALYMISMAIFPLWWSSFSEEFGRRSIYLISFALFLIFSVLSAISKNITMLIVFRMCAGGASRKCSLDSAGSIADLFEVYERGKAMSLFYLGPLLGPLIAPIVGGALTQEIGWQATMWFLAIYGLVVLLMILFFLPETLQRKPEATLPTAETQGLSRMRTMDSAKVKTKNFAKSARHFLIDPLGVLLYLRFPPVLITVLLAAIAFGSLYVVNIAIQQKFSRDPYNFGQLSIGLMYIPSGLGYICGSLFGGRWIDKIMAREARKAGRYDENGKLIYLPEDRMRENAWVMTTIYPLALLMFGWVLRYGLHPVVPCLALFFFGISSMLVFSVATTMLTELIRKRSSSGVAINNFVRNTLSCIGAIVAAPWINAINVGWVFTILCICCLIISYVSIILLRKNATKWRKTMDEALAQ; from the exons ATGAAACCTGCAGGGAAAAGGcaagagattgatgatgaaaagatCGATATTGAGCGAGAAGAGGACGGCCAACGTCCGGGAACTGCTGCATCAAGTTCCATTAAATCAGAACATGATGTTCAAGATACCATTGAGCCAGTCGTGCTCGGTGAGCCCCTGGGACATATAGATACTCGACGATCTACCAAGCGTGCCCAGTCCAGAGCGTCGTCTGCACGATCGAGAGCTCTTTCTGTTGTTCCGAGGTCGAAAAGGCGTGGTCTTTTTGCAAAACTGACATTGGTGCCTGAGATTGCGTATCCTCCTGATTACAAGAACTCGACGAAATGGTTTCTCACCGGCATCATAGCATTGGCCACAGCTGCTGCACCTTTAGGCTCGACTATTGTCTATC CTGCACTTCCCGTGTTGGTGAAAGAGTTCAACACTTCTGAAACTGTCACCAACCTGTCAGTCGCCCTGTATATGATatccatggccatcttccCCCTATGGTGGTCCTCGTTCTCTGAAGAGTTTGGCCGTCGTTCTATATATCTCATCTCTTTCGCACTCTTCCTCATATTCTCCGTTCTCTCTGCCATTAGCAAGAATATCACCATGCTTATCGTCTTCCGCATGTGCGCCGGTGGCGCTTCCCGCAAGTGCTCACTCGACAGTGCAGGCTCAATCGCTGATCTGTTTGAGGTGTATGAGCGTGGCAAAGCTATGAGTCTATTCTATCTTGGTCCATTGTTAGGGCCTCTGATAGCCCCTATCGTTGGTGGTGCGTTGACTCAGGAGATTGGATGGCAAGCGACGATGTGGTTTCTCGCTATATACGGTCTCGTTGTCCTCTTGAtgattctcttcttcctccctgaGACGTTGCAACGTAAGCCTGAGGCTACGTTGCCTACTGCAGAGACTCAGGGACTCAGTCGAATGCGCACTATGGACTCGGCCAAGGTCAAAACCAAAAACTTCGCCAAATCTGCTCGACATTTCCTCATTGATCCTTTAGGAGTTCTCCTCTACCTACGGTTTCCGCCCGTTCTCATCACCGTGCTTCTTGCTGCCATTGCTTTTGGTTCTCTCTACGTTGTCAATATTGCTATCCAGCAGAAGTTTTCCCGTGACCCATACAACTTCGGCCAGCTTTCCATTGGTCTCATGTACATCCCCTCCGGTTTGGGCTACATCTGTGGATCGCTGTTTGGTGGGCGCTGGATCGACAAAATCATGGCGAGAGAAGCCCGTAAAGCTGGTCGTTACGATGAGAACGGGAAGCTGATATATCTTCCGGAAGACCGAATGAGGGAGAATGCCTGGGTAATGACGACCATTTATCCTCTGGCACTACTCATGTTTGGCTGGGTGCTTCGTTACGGTTTGCACCCTGTAGTACCATGTCTCGCCCTATTCTTCTTTGGAATCTCATCCATGCTTGTCTTT TCAGTGGCCACCACCATGCTCACAGAGCTAATCCGTAAGCGCAGTTCCTCAGGCGTTGCCATCAATAACTTTGTTCGCAACACGCTTAGTTGTATCGGCGCCATTGTTGCTGCTCCATGGATTAACGCCATTAACGTTGGATGGGTTTTTACAATTCTCTGTATATGCTGTCTCATTATTAGTTACGTTAGCATCATCCTGCTGAGGAAGAACGCCACGAAGTGGAGGAAAACTATGGATGAAGCACTGGCCCAGTGA
- a CDS encoding hypothetical protein (At least one base has a quality score < 10) translates to MISMAIFPLWWSSFSEEFGRRSIYLISFALFLIFSVLSAISKNITMLIVFRMCAGGASRKCSLDSAGSIADLFEVYERGKAMSLFYLGPLLGPLIAPIVGGALTQEIGWQATMWFLAIYGLVVLLMILFFLPETLQRKPEATLPTAETQGLSRMRTMDSAKVKTKNFAKSARHFLIDPLGVLLYLRFPPVLITVLLAAIAFGSLYVVNIAIQQKFSRDPYNFGQLSIGLMYIPSGLGYICGSLFGGRWIDKIMAREARKAGRYDENGKLIYLPEDRMRENAWVMTTIYPLALLMFGWVLRYGLHPVVPCLALFFFGISSMLVFSVATTMLTELIRKRSSSGVAINNFVRNTLSCIGAIVAAPWINAINVGWVFTILCICCLIISYVSIILLRKNATKWRKTMDEALAQ, encoded by the exons ATGATatccatggccatcttccCCCTATGGTGGTCCTCGTTCTCTGAAGAGTTTGGCCGTCGTTCTATATATCTCATCTCTTTCGCACTCTTCCTCATATTCTCCGTTCTCTCTGCCATTAGCAAGAATATCACCATGCTTATCGTCTTCCGCATGTGCGCCGGTGGCGCTTCCCGCAAGTGCTCACTCGACAGTGCAGGCTCAATCGCTGATCTGTTTGAGGTGTATGAGCGTGGCAAAGCTATGAGTCTATTCTATCTTGGTCCATTGTTAGGGCCTCTGATAGCCCCTATCGTTGGTGGTGCGTTGACTCAGGAGATTGGATGGCAAGCGACGATGTGGTTTCTCGCTATATACGGTCTCGTTGTCCTCTTGAtgattctcttcttcctccctgaGACGTTGCAACGTAAGCCTGAGGCTACGTTGCCTACTGCAGAGACTCAGGGACTCAGTCGAATGCGCACTATGGACTCGGCCAAGGTCAAAACCAAAAACTTCGCCAAATCTGCTCGACATTTCCTCATTGATCCTTTAGGAGTTCTCCTCTACCTACGGTTTCCGCCCGTTCTCATCACCGTGCTTCTTGCTGCCATTGCTTTTGGTTCTCTCTACGTTGTCAATATTGCTATCCAGCAGAAGTTTTCCCGTGACCCATACAACTTCGGCCAGCTTTCCATTGGTCTCATGTACATCCCCTCCGGTTTGGGCTACATCTGTGGATCGCTGTTTGGTGGGCGCTGGATCGACAAAATCATGGCGAGAGAAGCCCGTAAAGCTGGTCGTTACGATGAGAACGGGAAGCTGATATATCTTCCGGAAGACCGAATGAGGGAGAATGCCTGGGTAATGACGACCATTTATCCTCTGGCACTACTCATGTTTGGCTGGGTGCTTCGTTACGGTTTGCACCCTGTAGTACCATGTCTCGCCCTATTCTTCTTTGGAATCTCATCCATGCTTGTCTTT TCAGTGGCCACCACCATGCTCACAGAGCTAATCCGTAAGCGCAGTTCCTCAGGCGTTGCCATCAATAACTTTGTTCGCAACACGCTTAGTTGTATCGGCGCCATTGTTGCTGCTCCATGGATTAACGCCATTAACGTTGGATGGGTTTTTACAATTCTCTGTATATGCTGTCTCATTATTAGTTACGTTAGCATCATCCTGCTGAGGAAGAACGCCACGAAGTGGAGGAAAACTATGGATGAAGCACTGGCCCAGTGA
- a CDS encoding threonine dehydratase, translating to MADLSTTPPLTRESVIEAHKLISPYVHFTPVLTNQTITKLASTPRTAEELEGTRYADRTPARPVLRLWFKCENLQRIGAFKARGAFHAIERLKKEPGWLEGGGKEKGVVTHSSGNHAQALALAARESGIKAHIVMPEISNPKKIAGTKGYGARVIFSGSTSTEREAMAAKVIAETGARLVPPYDHPDILLGQGTIGLEFQQQVSELMTADAVVDGQRRLFRAPVTGRDNEAPRTKKEKPGLDAIMTPCGGGGMLSGVALSCEGTGIRVFGSEPSFEGADDAKRGFESGTRITTVKTLTVADGLRTPVGEHPWSVIYGRRLVSGMYSVTEEEILAAMKLVFERFKLVVEPSACVPLAVALFDEEFRSMVEREAGEEGWDLGLVFSGGNIGLDAVGKLFEDSK from the exons ATGGCTGATCTATCAACAACTCCCCCATTGACTCGTGAGTCAGTCATCGAAGCtcacaagctcatcagcccATATGTCCACTTTACGCCCGTTCTGACCAACCAGACTATCACGAAACTAGCTTCAACCCCTCGCACAGCGGAAGAGCTCGAAGGGACTCGTTATGCTGATAGAACGCCGGCCCGGCCGGTGCTAAGACTCTGGTTCAAATGCGAGAATTTGCAACGCATTGGCGCTTTTAAAGCGAGAGGTGCTTTTCATGCCATCGAGAGGCTGAAGAAAGAGCCAGGATGGTTAGAGGGAGGGGGCAAGGAGAAAGGAGTCGTGACACACAGTTCCG GAAATCATGCTCAAGCACTAGCCCTTGCGGCTCGAGAGAGTGGCATCAAAGCCCACATTGTCATGCCTGAGATTTCCAACCCCAAGAAGATCGCTGGAACAAAAGGCTACGGTGCTCGCGTTATCTTTAGCGGAAGCACATCCACTGAACGTGAAGCAATGGCCGCAAAAGTCATCGCTGAGACAGGAGCTCGACTTGTGCCGCCCTATGACCACCCGGATATTCTCCTTGGACAAGGCACCATCGGCCTAGAATTCCAACAGCAAGTTTCCGAATTGATGACTGCTGATGCCGTCGTTGACGGGCAGAGGAGACTTTTCCGGGCACCGGTTACAGGACGAGACAACGAGGCGCCGAggaccaagaaggagaaacCTGGCTTGGACGCTATCATGACCCCTTGCGGTGGCGGTGGTATGCTCTCAGGTGTTGCTCTGAGCTGCGAAGGCACTGGAATTCGAGTGTTTGGCTCGGAGCCATCGTTTGAGGGTGCTGATGATGCAAAGCGTGGATTCGAGTCGGGCACACGAATCACAACAGTCAAGACTCTTACAGTTGCCGATGGACTACGCACTCCCGTGGGTGAGCATCCTTGGTCAGTCATATACGGCCGCCGCTTAGTATCGGGCATGTACAGCGTCACTGAGGAAGAGATCCTGGCGGCTATGAAGCTGGTGTTTGAGCGGTTCAAGCTGGTTGTCGAGCCCAGTGCTTGCGTCCCGCTGGCGGTGGCGCTGTTTGATGAGGAATTCAGATCAATGGTAGAGCGAGAAGCTGGCGAAGAGGGTTGGGACCTCGGACTGGTGTTCAGCGGTGGTAATATTGGTCTTGATGCTGTTGGCAAGCTCTTCGAAGATAGCAAGTAA
- a CDS encoding ketol-acid reductoisomerase, mitochondrial, translating into MASRNFTKALRGPARQLASAPRVQQRTFVAAARSAARVGAVARPVAAGPVQQQVRGVKTIDFAGHKEDVYERADWPQEKLLEYFKNDTLALIGYGSQGHGQGLNLRDNGLNVIVGVRKNGKSWKDAEQDGWVAGKNLFDVDEAISRGTIVMNLLSDAAQSETWPAIKPQLVEGKTLYFSHGFSPVFKDLTKVEVPSNIDVILCAPKGSGRTVRSLFREGRGINSSFAVYQDVTGKAEEKAIALGVAIGSGYLYKTTFEKEVYSDLYGERGCLMGGIHGMFLAQYEVLRERGHSPSEAFNETVEEATQSLYPLIGANGMDWMYEACSTTARRGAIDWSPRFKDALKPVFNSLYDAVKDGSETKRSLEYNSQPDYREKYEAEMKEIRDLEIWRAGKAVRSLRPENQK; encoded by the exons ATGGCTTCTCGCAACTTCACAAAGGCCCTCCGTGGCCCTGCCCGCCAACTGGCTTCTGCTCCCCGTGTTCAGCAGCGAACTTtcgttgctgctgctcgcTCCGCTGCTCGTGTTGGTGCTGTTGCCCGACCTGTTGCCGCTGGCCCCGTCCAGCAGCAGGTTCGTGGTGTCAAGACCATTGACTTTGCTGGCCACAAGGAGGACGTCTATG AGCGTGCCGACTGGCCCCaagagaagcttcttgagtaCTTCAAGAACGACACCCTGGCCCTCATTGGCTACGGCTCTCAGGGCCACGGCCAGGGTCTTAACCTCCGTGACAACGGCCTCAACGTCATCGTTGGTGTCCGAAAGAACGGAAAGTCCTGGAAGGATGCTGAGCAGGATGGCTGGGTTGCCGGCAAGAACCTGTTCGACGTTGACGAGGCCATCTCTCGTGGTACCATCGTCATGAACCTTCTCTCCGATGCTGCCCAGTCTGAGACTTGGCCCGCCATCAAGCCCCAGCTCGTTGAGGGCAAG ACCCTTTACTTCTCCCACGGTTTCTCCCCCGTCTTCAAGGACCTCACCAAGGTTGAGGTTCCCTCCAACATCGACGTCATCCTCTGCGCTCCCAAGGGCTCTGGCCGAACCGTCCGATCTCTCTTCCGTGAGGGCCGTGGTATCAACTCCTCTTTCGCCGTCTACCAGGATGTCACTGGCAAGGCCGAGGAGAAGGCGATTGCCCTTGGTGTCGCCATCGGCTCTGGCTACCTCTACAAGACCACCTTCGAGAAGGAGGTCTACTCCGATCTCTACGGTGAGCGTGGCTGCCTCATGGGTGGTATCCACGGTATGTTCCTCGCTCAGTACGAGGTCCTCCGCGAGCGCGGCCACAGCCCCAGCGAGGCCTTCAACGAGACTGTTGAGGAGGCTACCCAGTCTCTCTACCCTCTTATCGGCGCCAACGGCATGGACTGGATGTACGAGGCTTGCTCCACCACTGCCCGTCGTGGTGCCATCGACTGGAGCCCCCGCTTCAAGGACGCCCTGAAGCCAGTCTTCAACTCCCTCTACGACGCCGTCAAGGATGGTTCCGAGACCAAGCGATCTCTCGAGTACAACAGCCAGCCTGACTACCGTGAGAAGTACGAGgcagagatgaaggagatcCGTGATCTCGAGATCTGGCGCGCCGGCAAGGCCGTCCGATCTCTCCGACCCGAGAACCAGAAGTAA
- a CDS encoding NEDD8-conjugating enzyme UBC12, giving the protein MLKIWSMKKEQKEAENAEGQATGGKKKKVTAAQLRVQKDLSELSLGSTMKTEFPDPDDILNFVLMIDPDEGMYRGSRFTFDFTINQNFPHEPPKVRCREKIYHPNIDLEGKVCLNILREDWKPVLNLNAVIVGLQFLFLEPNASDPLNKEAAEDLRNNREGFKRNVRTAMGGGVVKGRTYDRVLK; this is encoded by the exons ATGTTGAAGATATGGTCGATG AAAAAGGAGCAGAAGGAGGCAGAGAACGCAGAGGGCCAGGCGACGGgtggcaagaagaagaaggtgaCTGCAGCTCAGCTGCGCGTGCAAAAAG ATCTTTCAGAACTTTCCCTCGgatcgacgatgaagacaGAGTTCCCCGACCCCGATGACATCCTTAACTTCGTACTCATGATCGACCCTGATGAGGGTATGTACCGAGGCAGCCGCTTTACCTTCGATTTCACCATAAACCAGAACTTTCCCCACGAGCCTCCCAAAGTCCGATGCCGAGAAAAGATCTACCATCCCAATATCGATCTTGAGGGCAAGGTCTGCCTGAACATTCTACGAGAGGATTGGAAGCCAGTGCTGAACTTGAATGCTGTGATTGTTGGCCTGCAG TTCCTGTTCCTCGAACCCAACGCATCGGACCCGCTCAACAAGGAGGCAGCTGAGGATCTACGAAACAACCGAGAGGGATTCAAGCGCAACGTGAGGACTGCTATGGGTGGCGGAGTAGTCAAGGGCAGGACATACGACAGGGTCCTGAAATAG